A stretch of the Arthrobacter stackebrandtii genome encodes the following:
- a CDS encoding DinB family protein, translated as MDKNEASTPEVADDRTGPPFMGGDRDSLETWLEFYRQTLPWKVGGLDAEQLCRAAVPPSTLTLAGIVRHLTDVERYWFSNVVAGTQEPARYRSGDPDADFTESSEATALADVQAYTEELDRVRAHAAGVLDLDAPLAGLRHGQEINLRWVYTHMIEEYARHLGHADLLRECIDGTTGY; from the coding sequence ATGGACAAGAATGAAGCATCCACCCCCGAAGTCGCCGATGACCGGACGGGGCCGCCGTTCATGGGCGGGGACCGGGACTCCCTGGAAACGTGGCTGGAGTTCTACCGCCAGACACTGCCGTGGAAGGTGGGCGGGCTGGACGCCGAACAGTTGTGCCGTGCCGCCGTCCCGCCGTCCACCCTGACCCTGGCCGGGATCGTCCGACACCTGACCGACGTGGAACGCTACTGGTTTTCCAATGTAGTTGCGGGGACGCAGGAACCTGCCCGCTACCGGTCAGGGGACCCCGATGCTGATTTCACCGAATCCAGCGAGGCCACTGCCCTTGCCGATGTGCAGGCCTACACGGAAGAGCTTGACCGGGTTCGCGCCCACGCCGCCGGCGTGTTGGACCTGGATGCGCCGCTGGCCGGGCTCCGGCACGGGCAGGAAATCAACTTGCGCTGGGTGTACACGCACATGATCGAGGAGTACGCCCGCCATCTGGGGCATGCCGACCTGCTGCGCGAATGCATCGACGGGACCACCGGCTACTGA
- a CDS encoding ABC transporter family substrate-binding protein — MAAALALAACTGTPPGPDKSATASATASGGNVTVLESAPFTSFNDASVTGKSLTNTRIAWATHTGFNTVDDELKIVKNEDFGRYEKVKDDPLTIKYTVNDGVLWSDGAPVTADDLLLQWAAMSGYFNDATLDEKFAVTSGTAYFHVAGDTAGLAKTELPVISNDRKTLTLTYTTPFSDWETALGSTVTIPAHIVAARAGLPDAPALSALFEELPKGDPAKPAPPNPTLRKVANFWNTGFDTNTMPDPSLALSNGPYLVKGITAGKELVLTRNMDFAWGPAPKLDTLTVHYEADPDKQVAALKDQTADIISPTPSADRLTALSELSSSGVQVQESLGLAFDQLVLNFQGVLAEQDLRTAFLYTVPRQKIAEEVAVPLDPNAQVLNSFMFRPAQVPYKESAGSNGSNQFPADGAADAAPGKTSMDKAKKLLDGARPTVRILYNKDDADRVAEYSLIAAAATEAGFSVTDAGRDATQWLSALHDGAFDVALYGWTAQASGSSQVPQIYRTGAVSNLNNFSNPVVDQLTDELAVNPDTAKQNALKMQLDKLVFEAGYGLPLFQRSVLSATGKHVSGVAPSPLELGPWHSVSQWQYAG; from the coding sequence GTGGCAGCAGCACTGGCCCTGGCGGCCTGCACGGGGACGCCCCCGGGACCGGACAAGAGCGCAACGGCTTCCGCAACAGCGTCCGGCGGCAACGTCACGGTGTTGGAATCGGCGCCGTTCACCTCCTTCAACGATGCCAGCGTCACGGGGAAATCGCTGACCAACACGCGCATCGCCTGGGCCACGCACACGGGGTTCAACACGGTGGATGACGAATTGAAGATCGTCAAAAATGAGGACTTTGGCCGGTATGAAAAGGTCAAGGACGATCCGCTGACCATCAAGTACACGGTCAACGACGGCGTCCTGTGGTCCGACGGCGCACCGGTCACCGCCGATGACCTGCTCCTGCAGTGGGCGGCCATGTCCGGCTATTTCAACGATGCGACCCTGGATGAAAAGTTTGCCGTCACGAGCGGCACCGCCTATTTCCACGTTGCGGGCGACACCGCCGGACTGGCCAAAACCGAACTGCCGGTCATCAGCAACGACCGCAAGACACTCACCCTGACCTACACCACGCCGTTCTCCGACTGGGAAACCGCGCTGGGCTCCACCGTCACCATCCCCGCCCATATCGTGGCCGCCCGAGCCGGCCTGCCGGATGCCCCCGCCCTCAGCGCCCTGTTCGAGGAACTGCCCAAGGGGGACCCGGCCAAACCGGCCCCGCCGAACCCCACGCTGCGCAAGGTCGCCAATTTTTGGAACACCGGCTTCGACACCAACACCATGCCCGACCCCTCGCTGGCGCTGTCCAACGGCCCGTACCTGGTCAAGGGCATCACCGCCGGGAAGGAACTGGTGTTGACCCGCAACATGGACTTCGCCTGGGGCCCGGCACCCAAGCTGGACACGCTGACGGTCCACTATGAGGCAGACCCGGACAAGCAGGTGGCGGCGCTGAAGGACCAGACCGCGGACATCATCTCGCCCACGCCCTCCGCGGACAGGCTCACGGCGCTGTCGGAGCTCTCATCCAGCGGCGTACAGGTCCAGGAAAGCCTGGGCCTGGCCTTTGACCAGCTCGTGCTGAACTTCCAGGGCGTCCTTGCCGAGCAGGACCTGCGCACTGCGTTCCTCTACACAGTGCCCCGGCAGAAGATCGCCGAGGAGGTGGCCGTGCCGCTGGACCCCAACGCCCAGGTGCTCAATTCCTTCATGTTCCGGCCCGCCCAGGTCCCTTACAAGGAATCCGCAGGCAGCAACGGCAGCAACCAGTTCCCGGCAGACGGTGCCGCGGACGCCGCACCCGGCAAGACCAGCATGGACAAGGCAAAGAAGCTGCTCGACGGCGCCCGCCCCACCGTGCGCATTCTCTACAACAAGGACGACGCCGACCGGGTCGCCGAATACTCCCTCATCGCCGCCGCGGCCACTGAAGCCGGCTTCAGTGTCACCGATGCCGGACGCGACGCCACCCAATGGCTTTCGGCGCTGCACGACGGGGCGTTCGATGTTGCCCTGTACGGCTGGACGGCCCAGGCCTCCGGCTCCAGCCAGGTGCCGCAGATCTACCGGACCGGGGCGGTCTCCAACCTCAACAACTTTTCCAACCCCGTGGTCGACCAGCTGACAGACGAGCTGGCCGTCAACCCCGACACCGCCAAGCAGAACGCGCTGAAAATGCAGCTGGACAAGCTGGTGTTTGAGGCTGGGTACGGCCTGCCGCTGTTCCAGCGTTCCGTCCTGAGCGCCACCGGAAAGCATGTTTCAGGTGTGGCTCCCTCGCCCCTGGAACTGGGACCGTGGCACAGCGTGTCGCAGTGGCAATACGCGGGATAG
- a CDS encoding WXG100 family type VII secretion target: protein MNNGMLGADPEQLRDLAMTMSLSGEDLSGTATNLQEVVSRLRWVGHDADSFRNRWSSYMRPTLRAAGDELDRVSRRLIAQAEEQERASSDTGGGGAPAGPGGGGPQISNPDDGGGGDGSGGPGTDSGGGPQISNPGDSPTGESLDNAFTDPEYVPAPGGIEWLMDDVLGFGGGSEAQNAVNQSKFVADGFSFADEYSTAAGAADDVLGMGADVAGQASKFSNVMDMGGNALSVVGVGLGVADMASGIAYGDGFRVADGAISTALSAAAIAATATGVGAPVGIAIGAVGLLWGAASMISGDIPVTKRIADGIGWLGGLVGIK from the coding sequence GTGAACAACGGAATGCTTGGGGCCGATCCGGAACAGCTGCGTGACCTGGCCATGACGATGAGCCTGTCCGGCGAGGACCTGTCCGGCACGGCCACAAACCTGCAGGAAGTTGTCTCTCGCCTGCGGTGGGTGGGCCACGACGCCGACAGCTTCCGGAACCGGTGGTCCTCCTACATGCGGCCCACGCTCCGCGCAGCCGGCGACGAGCTGGACCGGGTGTCCCGCAGGCTCATTGCCCAGGCTGAAGAACAGGAACGTGCCAGTTCCGACACCGGCGGGGGAGGCGCGCCCGCCGGCCCCGGCGGCGGGGGACCGCAGATCAGCAACCCGGACGACGGCGGCGGTGGGGACGGCTCAGGCGGTCCTGGCACCGATTCCGGCGGAGGCCCCCAAATCAGCAACCCGGGAGATTCGCCGACTGGCGAATCCCTGGACAATGCCTTCACCGATCCCGAGTATGTACCCGCGCCCGGCGGGATCGAATGGCTCATGGACGACGTCCTGGGCTTCGGCGGCGGATCAGAAGCCCAGAATGCTGTGAACCAATCGAAGTTCGTGGCCGATGGTTTCTCCTTTGCGGATGAGTATTCAACTGCGGCCGGCGCCGCGGATGACGTCCTTGGCATGGGGGCGGACGTTGCAGGACAGGCATCCAAGTTCAGCAACGTGATGGACATGGGCGGAAATGCCCTCAGCGTGGTGGGCGTCGGCCTGGGCGTGGCCGACATGGCATCAGGGATTGCATACGGAGACGGATTCCGGGTTGCAGACGGCGCCATTTCCACGGCGCTGTCCGCCGCCGCCATTGCAGCCACAGCCACGGGCGTCGGCGCACCGGTGGGCATTGCCATTGGAGCAGTTGGACTCCTGTGGGGTGCGGCCTCCATGATCTCCGGCGACATTCCCGTGACCAAGCGCATCGCGGACGGAATAGGCTGGCTGGGAGGCCTGGTTGGCATCAAGTAA